The Ruminococcus bovis genome includes a region encoding these proteins:
- a CDS encoding DDE-type integrase/transposase/recombinase, giving the protein MLKRQGFKGRKAFYQWTAIDECTRMRFVYGFEEHTPENSTKFLKMLLKEFPFKIKTVQTDNGREFTYKYQSSEVKSPFEIELNKLGINHKLIPPRTPWHNGKVERSHRNDQRYFYDWETFKNIEELNTKLKGHLEWSNNKTMRTLEYKSPMQLLSEKLELKSIH; this is encoded by the coding sequence TTGCTTAAGAGGCAAGGCTTTAAGGGACGGAAAGCATTTTATCAATGGACTGCAATAGATGAATGTACAAGAATGAGATTTGTATATGGGTTTGAAGAACATACACCGGAAAACTCAACTAAATTCTTGAAAATGTTATTAAAAGAATTTCCGTTTAAAATAAAAACGGTTCAAACAGATAACGGAAGAGAGTTCACATATAAATATCAAAGCAGTGAAGTGAAAAGTCCTTTTGAAATAGAATTGAACAAATTAGGTATAAATCATAAATTAATACCACCACGAACACCTTGGCACAATGGGAAGGTAGAAAGAAGTCATAGAAACGACCAAAGATATTTCTATGATTGGGAAACATTCAAAAATATTGAAGAATTAAATACAAAGTTAAAAGGACATTTAGAATGGAGTAATAACAAGACAATGAGAACACTTGAATACAAAAGTCCAATGCAGTTATTGAGTGAAAAGTTAGAATTGAAATCCATTCATTAA
- a CDS encoding histidinol-phosphatase HisJ family protein, with protein sequence MIICDSHTHSSFSFDAEVPMEDMVKGAIKKNINVITFTDHCDAIGIYDEKKFESVLEEEIPKSVAESKRLKEVYSDKIKILTGVELGEPTHSPEKTKVALGLGDYDFILASTHEVRGREDFYFLEYDENNIDTLLTEYFNEQLEVVKWNGFDSLAHFDYPARYIAERTDIKPDYSKYNNVIDEILTTLIKNNKALEINTSTISKPLSRPMPDKNILKRYKELGGYLITLGSDAHNVEALSQDFNKAFEILKELGFTSYYYYEKHNPVKVDLL encoded by the coding sequence ATGATTATATGTGATAGCCACACTCATTCATCATTTTCTTTTGATGCAGAAGTACCAATGGAAGATATGGTGAAAGGTGCAATTAAGAAAAATATTAATGTAATTACTTTTACTGACCATTGTGATGCAATAGGTATTTATGACGAAAAGAAATTTGAGTCGGTTCTTGAAGAAGAAATTCCAAAGTCAGTAGCTGAGTCAAAAAGATTAAAAGAAGTTTATAGTGACAAAATCAAAATTCTTACAGGTGTTGAACTAGGTGAACCTACTCATTCACCTGAAAAAACCAAAGTTGCTTTAGGTTTAGGTGACTATGATTTTATCTTAGCATCAACTCATGAAGTAAGGGGCAGAGAGGACTTTTATTTTCTGGAATACGATGAGAATAATATTGACACTTTACTTACAGAATACTTTAATGAACAATTAGAAGTAGTAAAGTGGAATGGCTTTGATAGTTTAGCACATTTTGATTATCCTGCAAGATATATTGCAGAAAGAACTGATATAAAGCCGGATTATTCAAAGTATAATAATGTAATTGATGAAATTCTTACTACCTTAATCAAGAACAATAAAGCCCTTGAAATTAATACTTCTACTATCAGTAAACCACTTTCTAGACCAATGCCCGACAAAAATATCCTTAAAAGATATAAAGAACTAGGTGGGTATTTAATTACTTTAGGTAGTGATGCTCATAATGTTGAGGCGCTTTCTCAAGACTTTAATAAAGCCTTTGAAATCTTAAAAGAATTAGGATTTACTTCATATTATTATTATGAAAAACATAATCCTGTAAAGGTGGATTTGCTATGA
- a CDS encoding helix-turn-helix domain-containing protein, with product MNIITQEAKKKQAIVKYALRKGKSEASRVYGVSLSSVKRWCKQYDGTWQSLLPKSRRPHSHPNRHTKREERQIRNSFKSAMKDMDGMEYTVI from the coding sequence ATGAATATAATAACACAAGAAGCAAAGAAAAAGCAAGCCATAGTAAAATACGCACTAAGAAAAGGAAAAAGCGAAGCAAGTAGAGTGTACGGTGTAAGTCTTTCAAGCGTAAAGAGATGGTGTAAACAATATGACGGTACCTGGCAATCGCTATTGCCTAAATCACGCAGACCACATAGTCATCCCAACAGACACACAAAAAGAGAAGAAAGACAAATTAGAAATTCTTTTAAAAGTGCTATGAAAGATATGGATGGGATGGAGTATACAGTGATTTAA
- a CDS encoding cytidylate kinase family protein — protein MKKKNLVRRYIVFLFGLFISSLGVAFVTKASLGTSPISSIPYVLSLKFTPTLGVFTIYFSLFLILLQIIILGKKFNKIDLLQIPVSILFGYFIDISMFLLTWVNSDIYVVKVLYLLIGCVILGFGVYLEVIADVLMLPGESFVRSLTIRFGVDFGITKVCFDASMTVTAGIISFVLFNAINGVREGTIVAALIVGLIAKFFGKHLAFLTKLLIPQSTTDETTEHKENTNNLVVTIARGYGSGGREIGKLVADKLGIKYYDKDIITLTTEQSGNTEHYVENNEQKIANSAFYNFYSQFYYEGAESTKCDKLFNVEKNVMIDLASKGDCVILGRLGNFIFKDYKNALHIFIDSNIENKIARVMKRDNLSENDAKAKIKRVETERKNHCKHFSNREWGATSTYDLTLNSSKYSVDEIADIIVSLVKSKFNK, from the coding sequence ATGAAGAAGAAAAATTTAGTTAGACGATATATTGTATTTTTGTTTGGACTTTTTATAAGTTCTTTAGGCGTTGCATTTGTAACAAAAGCAAGTCTGGGTACATCACCGATTTCAAGTATCCCATATGTACTTAGTTTAAAATTTACACCAACATTAGGTGTATTCACAATTTATTTCAGCCTATTTTTAATTCTTTTACAGATTATTATTCTAGGTAAGAAATTTAACAAAATAGATTTATTGCAAATTCCTGTATCAATCTTGTTTGGTTATTTTATAGATATTTCTATGTTTCTTTTAACTTGGGTTAATAGCGATATTTATGTAGTAAAAGTTCTTTACCTGTTAATAGGTTGTGTAATCCTTGGTTTTGGTGTTTATTTAGAAGTAATTGCTGATGTTCTTATGCTTCCGGGTGAGTCATTTGTCCGTTCACTAACAATTCGTTTTGGTGTTGATTTTGGTATTACTAAGGTTTGTTTTGATGCATCAATGACAGTGACAGCCGGTATAATTTCATTTGTTTTGTTTAACGCAATTAACGGTGTAAGAGAAGGTACAATTGTAGCAGCCTTGATAGTAGGATTAATTGCAAAGTTCTTTGGTAAGCACCTTGCATTCTTAACAAAACTACTTATACCACAATCTACAACTGATGAAACAACTGAACATAAAGAAAACACAAATAATCTTGTTGTCACAATTGCAAGAGGTTACGGTAGTGGTGGTCGAGAAATCGGCAAATTGGTGGCTGATAAGCTAGGTATTAAATATTATGACAAAGATATTATTACATTAACAACTGAGCAAAGTGGAAACACAGAGCATTATGTTGAGAATAATGAGCAAAAAATAGCTAACAGTGCTTTTTATAATTTCTATTCACAGTTTTATTATGAGGGTGCTGAAAGTACAAAGTGTGATAAACTGTTTAATGTTGAAAAGAATGTTATGATAGACCTTGCATCTAAGGGTGATTGTGTTATCTTAGGCAGATTAGGTAACTTTATTTTTAAAGATTATAAAAATGCTTTACATATATTTATTGACAGTAACATTGAAAATAAAATTGCCAGAGTTATGAAAAGGGATAATTTGTCAGAAAATGATGCCAAAGCAAAAATTAAAAGAGTAGAAACTGAAAGAAAAAATCATTGCAAACATTTCTCAAATAGAGAATGGGGAGCAACTTCTACTTATGATTTAACGCTTAATAGCAGTAAATATTCTGTTGATGAAATTGCAGATATTATTGTATCTTTAGTGAAAAGTAAATTTAATAAATAA
- a CDS encoding MarR family winged helix-turn-helix transcriptional regulator: MSYHKLMMENNTMYTKKVFDNVADRKLSKGQPKILEYLYENDGAVQKDIAKSCFIEQATVTSILARMEKNELIIRKVDPDNRRFQFVYLTEKGKVEAKFVIESFAKLENNALKDFTDEEKMQFVNFLNRVNKNLKEC, translated from the coding sequence ATGAGCTATCATAAGTTAATGATGGAGAATAACACAATGTACACGAAAAAGGTATTTGACAATGTGGCAGATAGAAAGTTGTCTAAGGGACAACCGAAAATCTTAGAATACCTTTACGAAAATGATGGTGCAGTACAGAAAGATATTGCAAAGTCTTGTTTTATTGAACAAGCAACTGTCACAAGCATTTTAGCAAGAATGGAAAAGAATGAACTTATCATTCGTAAGGTTGATCCGGATAATCGCAGATTTCAGTTTGTGTATTTAACTGAAAAGGGTAAAGTAGAGGCAAAGTTCGTAATAGAGTCTTTTGCAAAACTAGAGAATAATGCTCTGAAAGATTTTACTGATGAAGAGAAAATGCAATTTGTAAATTTTCTAAACAGAGTCAATAAAAATTTAAAGGAGTGTTAG
- the galU gene encoding UTP--glucose-1-phosphate uridylyltransferase GalU: protein MKITKAVIPAAGLGTRVLPATKAMPKEMFPIVDKPAIQYIVEEAVKAGITDILIITNRGKGVIEDHFDRAPELEAALDKPEKQEILETVKNISKLANITFIRQVETKGLGHAILKAKNFVGNEPFAVMYGDDVIIGENPAIGELIDSYGEYGKGVVGVKLVPETEIHKYGSLSVENIHDNVYKCTDMVEKPQTPEEVLSCYSILGRCVLPPEIFEILENTKPGKGGEIQLTDAMKEIATTVGMTAVEYTGTRYDMGNKLGILQASIEVGINHPEVGEDFKKYLKEFAKTL from the coding sequence ATGAAAATTACAAAGGCTGTTATTCCGGCTGCAGGTTTAGGTACAAGAGTACTACCTGCAACAAAGGCTATGCCAAAAGAAATGTTCCCTATCGTTGACAAACCTGCTATTCAGTACATTGTTGAAGAAGCTGTTAAGGCCGGTATTACTGACATTTTAATTATCACTAACAGAGGTAAAGGTGTTATTGAAGATCACTTTGACCGTGCACCTGAACTTGAAGCTGCTCTTGACAAACCTGAAAAGCAAGAAATTCTTGAGACAGTAAAGAATATTTCTAAACTTGCTAACATTACATTTATCAGGCAGGTTGAAACTAAGGGTCTTGGTCATGCTATTCTAAAAGCTAAGAACTTTGTTGGTAACGAACCATTTGCAGTTATGTATGGTGATGATGTAATCATTGGTGAAAATCCTGCAATTGGTGAACTAATTGACTCTTACGGTGAATATGGCAAGGGTGTTGTTGGTGTTAAGTTAGTACCTGAAACAGAAATTCACAAATACGGTTCACTTTCAGTTGAAAACATTCACGACAATGTTTATAAGTGTACTGATATGGTTGAAAAACCACAAACTCCTGAAGAAGTGCTTTCTTGCTACTCTATTCTTGGTAGATGTGTTCTTCCACCTGAAATTTTTGAAATTCTTGAAAACACTAAGCCTGGTAAGGGTGGTGAAATTCAGCTAACTGATGCAATGAAAGAAATTGCTACTACTGTTGGTATGACTGCTGTTGAATATACAGGCACAAGATACGATATGGGTAACAAGCTAGGTATTCTACAAGCATCAATTGAAGTTGGTATTAATCATCCTGAAGTTGGTGAAGACTTTAAGAAATATCTTAAGGAATTTGCAAAAACTCTTTAA
- a CDS encoding PFL family protein, translated as MLETKDILETINMIDNEDLDVRTITMGISLLDCMDNDIDKACQKVYDKVCYSAKDLVKTGMDIESEYGIPIINKRVSVTPIGMVAAPCKNQDITKFAKTLDKAADTLGINFIGGYSALVQKGFASGDMELIKSIPEALATTEKVCSSVNIGSTKAGINMDAVKIMGQIVKDSAELTKDKDCIGAAKLVVFCNAPEDNPFMAGAFHGVGEADKVINVGVSGPGVVRAALTKCENHNIAQIADVIKKTAFKITRMGQLVAQQASKRLDVPFGIVDLSLAPTPAVGDSVAYILEEMGLEGCGAHGTTAALAMLNDAVKKGGVMASSRVGGLSGAFIPVSEDAGMIAAAENGYLDITKLESMTAVCSVGLDMIVVPGDTPADVISAVIADEAAIGMVNTKTTAVRLIPAIGKKAGDTLNFGGLLGYGPVMELRKGSPSKFINRGGQIPAPLQALKN; from the coding sequence ATGCTAGAAACAAAAGATATTCTTGAAACAATAAATATGATTGACAATGAGGACCTTGATGTTAGAACTATAACAATGGGTATTTCTCTACTTGATTGTATGGATAATGATATAGACAAGGCTTGTCAGAAGGTTTATGACAAGGTTTGTTACAGTGCAAAAGACTTAGTAAAAACAGGTATGGATATTGAAAGTGAATACGGTATTCCTATCATTAACAAGAGAGTTTCTGTAACTCCTATCGGTATGGTTGCTGCTCCATGTAAGAACCAGGATATTACTAAGTTTGCTAAAACACTTGATAAGGCTGCTGATACACTTGGTATTAACTTTATCGGTGGTTACTCAGCACTTGTACAAAAAGGTTTTGCATCAGGTGATATGGAACTGATTAAGTCTATTCCTGAAGCACTTGCAACTACTGAAAAAGTATGTTCATCTGTAAATATTGGCTCAACTAAAGCCGGTATCAATATGGATGCAGTTAAGATTATGGGTCAGATTGTTAAGGACTCAGCTGAACTAACTAAGGATAAAGATTGTATTGGTGCTGCAAAGTTAGTTGTATTTTGTAATGCTCCGGAAGATAACCCATTTATGGCAGGTGCATTCCACGGTGTTGGTGAAGCTGATAAGGTTATCAATGTTGGTGTATCAGGTCCGGGTGTTGTAAGAGCTGCTCTTACAAAATGTGAAAATCACAACATTGCTCAGATTGCTGATGTTATCAAAAAGACTGCATTTAAGATTACAAGAATGGGTCAGTTAGTTGCTCAACAGGCTAGTAAAAGACTTGATGTACCATTCGGTATTGTTGACCTTTCTCTTGCTCCTACTCCTGCAGTTGGTGACTCAGTTGCTTATATTCTGGAAGAAATGGGTCTTGAAGGTTGTGGTGCTCATGGTACTACTGCTGCTCTTGCTATGCTAAATGATGCAGTTAAAAAAGGTGGCGTTATGGCATCTTCAAGAGTTGGTGGTCTTTCAGGTGCATTCATTCCTGTATCAGAAGATGCCGGTATGATTGCTGCTGCTGAAAATGGTTACCTTGACATTACTAAACTAGAAAGTATGACAGCTGTTTGTTCTGTTGGTCTTGATATGATTGTTGTTCCGGGTGATACACCTGCTGATGTTATCAGTGCAGTTATTGCTGATGAAGCAGCTATTGGTATGGTTAATACTAAGACAACTGCAGTAAGACTTATTCCTGCTATTGGCAAAAAAGCCGGTGATACTCTTAACTTTGGTGGTCTACTTGGTTACGGTCCTGTTATGGAACTTAGAAAAGGTTCTCCTTCTAAGTTTATTAACAGAGGTGGTCAGATTCCTGCTCCACTACAGGCACTTAAGAACTAA
- a CDS encoding DUF2798 domain-containing protein — MPKTKFQDVIFTIMMVILMVYAMICYNIAISMGGLSNQVFLMAFSEMPIMCAVAFVLEFLVVGRVVKNITFKTIDPAKTQPIFITLMISALTVCFMCPVMSFVASVLFNYSGADKIVSTWLQITVMNFPMAMFWQLCYAGPIVRKIFRTIFKKQLAKDK, encoded by the coding sequence ATGCCAAAGACAAAATTTCAAGATGTTATTTTTACTATTATGATGGTTATCCTAATGGTGTATGCAATGATTTGTTATAACATTGCAATCAGTATGGGAGGACTAAGTAATCAGGTATTTTTAATGGCTTTTTCAGAAATGCCAATTATGTGTGCCGTAGCTTTTGTACTGGAATTTTTAGTAGTAGGCAGAGTTGTAAAGAATATAACTTTCAAAACTATTGACCCTGCAAAGACTCAACCAATCTTTATTACTCTAATGATTTCAGCACTAACAGTTTGTTTTATGTGTCCTGTAATGAGCTTTGTTGCATCAGTTCTGTTTAATTACAGTGGTGCAGATAAGATTGTTTCAACTTGGTTACAGATTACAGTTATGAATTTCCCTATGGCTATGTTCTGGCAGTTATGTTATGCCGGTCCAATAGTGAGAAAGATTTTTAGAACAATTTTCAAGAAACAACTTGCTAAAGATAAGTAA
- a CDS encoding cofactor-independent phosphoglycerate mutase, translating to MKYLVMLCDGMADEPFEELGNKTPMEVANKPMMDLLASKGEVGMVKTVAEGLKPGSDVANLSVLGYEPAVYYTGRSPLEAASIGIDLKETDVTLRCNLVTLSDEENYEDKTMVDYCGGDISTEEAKVLIDYIDEKLGNDIFKFYAGVQYRHCLVWANGDKDNVSFTPPHDISERVIKDYIPTGSKVQPLYDLMKKSYDLLKNHPLNQKRIAEGKRPANSIWLWGEGTKPVLDSFYNKFKKKGSMISAVDLLKGIAICADMDSIDVDGTTGYIDTNFEGKAKAAIEEFKKGQDFVYIHVEAPDECGHRGEYNNKVKAIELIDEKILTPVVEFLKGYDDFAVLVCPDHPTPLNIKTHSSNPVPFLIYNSKDEKNSGVDVFTEANAKKTGEYIEKGFTMMNYFLSK from the coding sequence ATGAAATATTTAGTAATGTTATGTGACGGTATGGCTGATGAGCCATTTGAAGAGTTAGGCAACAAAACTCCTATGGAAGTTGCAAATAAACCTATGATGGATTTACTTGCATCAAAGGGTGAAGTAGGTATGGTTAAGACAGTAGCAGAGGGATTAAAACCCGGTTCTGATGTTGCTAACCTTTCTGTACTTGGCTATGAACCTGCAGTTTATTATACAGGCAGAAGTCCTCTGGAAGCAGCATCAATCGGTATTGATTTAAAAGAAACTGATGTTACACTAAGATGTAACCTTGTAACTTTGTCTGATGAAGAAAATTACGAAGACAAAACAATGGTTGACTATTGCGGTGGCGATATTAGTACAGAAGAAGCAAAGGTTCTTATTGATTATATTGATGAAAAGTTAGGCAATGACATTTTTAAGTTCTATGCCGGAGTTCAGTATAGACATTGCTTAGTATGGGCTAACGGTGACAAAGACAATGTTTCTTTCACACCACCTCATGATATTTCTGAAAGAGTTATCAAGGATTATATTCCAACAGGCAGCAAGGTTCAGCCACTATATGATTTAATGAAAAAGTCTTATGACTTACTAAAAAACCACCCACTAAACCAAAAGAGAATTGCTGAGGGTAAGCGCCCTGCTAACTCAATTTGGCTATGGGGTGAAGGTACAAAGCCTGTTCTTGACAGTTTCTATAATAAGTTCAAGAAGAAAGGCTCAATGATTTCAGCAGTTGACCTACTAAAGGGTATTGCTATTTGTGCCGATATGGATAGTATTGATGTTGACGGTACAACAGGTTACATTGATACTAACTTTGAAGGTAAAGCAAAGGCTGCCATTGAAGAATTTAAGAAAGGTCAAGACTTTGTTTATATTCATGTTGAAGCACCTGATGAATGTGGTCACAGAGGTGAATACAACAACAAGGTAAAGGCCATTGAATTAATTGATGAAAAGATTTTAACACCTGTAGTTGAATTCTTAAAGGGTTATGATGATTTTGCAGTTCTTGTATGCCCTGACCATCCAACTCCACTTAACATTAAAACTCATTCATCAAATCCTGTTCCATTCCTAATTTATAATAGCAAGGATGAAAAGAACAGTGGTGTAGATGTATTCACAGAAGCAAATGCTAAGAAAACCGGTGAATACATTGAAAAAGGTTTCACAATGATGAATTACTTCCTAAGTAAGTAA
- a CDS encoding RING finger protein has protein sequence MDYIGFRCPVCDKNFHADDDVVVCPVCGTPHHRKCYEELGHCYNEDKHSEGYDFEKEENESDVPEGSVKCKNCGEINSEGTFYCSKCGTPLIDIPNNNFGQNQNNNQGNQGNPYGNNDNQQGNPFGNNQNGNPFGNNPNGMPFGGFNAVQFDPMGGVAPETEFEDGAKAGEVAKLVKQNTPYYMQVFNKIKTFNKSKFNFAGLLFGGGYLLYRKQYKLGGFITAIMIACYTFFTYGNYTVISQVLNDVVNTHTNMNPSDIYPMFMSAVEKLDTGDYLIVIFSFICLLIYYALHLVCGFIANRCYYKHCCKQVKKIKSQSSSETAADNELQTKGGVNTALAFSLIVVMLILNYAPVFLLR, from the coding sequence ATGGACTATATAGGTTTTAGATGTCCTGTTTGTGACAAAAACTTTCATGCTGATGATGATGTAGTTGTTTGTCCTGTGTGTGGTACTCCCCATCACAGAAAATGTTACGAAGAACTTGGTCATTGTTACAATGAAGATAAGCATAGTGAGGGCTATGACTTTGAGAAAGAAGAAAATGAAAGTGATGTTCCAGAAGGATCTGTAAAATGCAAGAATTGTGGTGAAATTAATTCTGAGGGTACTTTTTACTGTTCAAAATGTGGCACACCTTTGATTGACATTCCAAACAATAATTTTGGTCAAAATCAAAATAATAATCAAGGAAACCAAGGTAATCCTTACGGTAATAATGACAATCAACAAGGAAATCCATTTGGAAATAATCAAAACGGCAATCCTTTTGGCAATAACCCTAACGGTATGCCTTTTGGTGGTTTTAATGCAGTACAGTTTGACCCTATGGGTGGTGTTGCTCCTGAAACTGAATTTGAAGATGGTGCAAAAGCCGGTGAAGTTGCTAAGCTAGTTAAGCAAAACACACCATACTATATGCAAGTATTTAACAAAATTAAGACTTTCAACAAGTCTAAGTTTAATTTTGCCGGTTTGCTTTTTGGTGGTGGTTATCTACTATATAGAAAGCAATACAAACTAGGTGGATTTATTACAGCAATAATGATTGCTTGTTACACATTTTTCACTTACGGTAATTACACAGTTATCAGTCAAGTATTAAATGATGTTGTAAACACACATACAAATATGAATCCATCTGACATATATCCAATGTTTATGAGTGCAGTTGAAAAGCTGGATACCGGTGATTACTTAATAGTAATCTTCTCGTTTATATGTCTGCTTATATATTATGCATTGCATTTGGTGTGTGGATTTATAGCAAACAGATGTTACTACAAACATTGTTGCAAACAAGTAAAGAAAATTAAGTCACAGAGTTCTTCAGAAACTGCTGCTGACAATGAATTGCAAACAAAGGGTGGAGTTAATACTGCTCTAGCATTTAGCTTAATTGTTGTAATGCTAATTCTTAACTATGCTCCGGTCTTTTTATTAAGATAA
- a CDS encoding ASCH domain-containing protein yields the protein MTHYMNLCSEPFNSIKNKEKIYELRLLDSKRQKVKVGDTITFTNLDNKETLSVKVVGLHKFSSFEELYNNLPLDKCGYNESNINKANPNDMEKYYSKEKQSQYGVVGIEISLLEN from the coding sequence ATGACACATTATATGAATTTATGTAGTGAACCATTTAATTCTATAAAAAATAAAGAGAAAATTTATGAACTTAGACTTCTTGACTCTAAAAGACAAAAGGTAAAAGTAGGGGACACTATAACTTTTACTAACCTTGATAATAAGGAAACTTTATCAGTTAAAGTAGTTGGCTTACATAAATTTAGTTCTTTTGAAGAATTATATAATAACCTACCACTTGACAAATGTGGTTATAATGAAAGTAATATTAATAAAGCTAATCCAAATGATATGGAAAAATATTATTCCAAAGAAAAGCAAAGTCAGTATGGTGTAGTAGGTATTGAAATTTCTTTATTAGAAAATTAA
- a CDS encoding TIGR03905 family TSCPD domain-containing protein, translated as MTYTYTPHGVCSRQINFELDDDCKVRNVKFVGGCAGNTQGVAALIEGMDAEEAIKRLKGIDCRGRGTSCPDQLANAIEEAVEEF; from the coding sequence TATACATATACACCACATGGTGTTTGCTCAAGACAAATTAACTTTGAACTTGATGATGATTGTAAGGTAAGAAATGTAAAGTTTGTTGGTGGTTGTGCCGGCAATACTCAGGGTGTGGCAGCTTTGATTGAAGGTATGGATGCTGAAGAAGCTATCAAAAGACTAAAGGGCATTGACTGTAGAGGCAGAGGTACAAGCTGTCCTGATCAGCTTGCTAATGCTATTGAAGAAGCAGTTGAAGAATTTTAA
- the prfB gene encoding peptide chain release factor 2, translated as MVQFEELKLKLEGLKPEIDDLSDALGLSAIKSEIQQLENRAAEPGFYDDIEKSQKILKRTSDLNAKVDNFNSLVDKYEDTLTLIELGDEEEDLSLLEEAESEVAKVEEILEKQRLQTLLTGEYDKNNAILTFHAGSGGTEAQDWAEMLYRMYTRWAADHGFNVKEVDYLEGDEAGLKSAVLLVEGENAYGYLKSEAGVHRLVRVSPFDSAGRRHTSFSSLEVMPEINDDIKIDIRDEDIKMDVYRASGAGGQKVNKTSSAVRLTHIPTGIVVASQVERSQYQNRDVAMKMLMSKLMEIKEREHLDKIEDIKGVQKEITWGSQIRSYVFMPYTLVKDHRTNYETGNVNAVMDGDLDGFINAYLKMIGHKENQ; from the coding sequence ATGGTACAGTTTGAAGAATTAAAATTAAAACTAGAGGGTTTAAAGCCTGAGATTGATGACTTGTCGGATGCACTGGGTCTTTCGGCTATTAAAAGTGAAATTCAACAGTTAGAGAATCGTGCTGCTGAACCTGGTTTTTATGATGATATTGAAAAGAGTCAGAAGATTCTTAAGAGAACTTCTGACCTTAACGCAAAGGTAGATAACTTTAATTCGCTTGTAGATAAGTATGAAGATACCTTAACTCTAATTGAACTTGGAGATGAGGAAGAGGACTTGTCTCTACTTGAAGAAGCAGAAAGTGAAGTTGCTAAAGTAGAGGAAATTCTGGAAAAGCAAAGACTACAAACTTTGCTAACAGGTGAATATGACAAGAACAACGCTATCCTTACTTTCCATGCAGGTAGTGGTGGTACAGAAGCTCAGGACTGGGCTGAAATGCTTTATAGAATGTACACTCGTTGGGCAGCAGACCATGGCTTTAATGTTAAGGAAGTTGACTACCTAGAAGGTGATGAAGCAGGACTAAAGTCTGCTGTACTTTTAGTTGAAGGTGAAAATGCTTACGGCTACCTAAAGAGTGAAGCCGGTGTTCATAGATTAGTTAGAGTATCACCATTTGACTCAGCAGGTAGAAGACATACAAGTTTCAGTTCACTTGAAGTTATGCCTGAAATTAATGACGATATTAAAATCGACATTCGTGACGAAGATATTAAAATGGATGTTTACCGTGCATCAGGAGCAGGTGGACAGAAAGTTAACAAAACTTCATCAGCAGTTAGACTAACACATATTCCAACAGGTATTGTTGTTGCTTCTCAGGTTGAGCGTAGCCAATACCAGAACAGAGATGTGGCTATGAAAATGCTTATGTCTAAGTTGATGGAAATTAAAGAAAGAGAACATTTAGACAAAATCGAAGATATTAAGGGCGTTCAGAAGGAAATTACATGGGGTAGCCAGATTCGTTCATATGTATTTATGCCATATACACTTGTTAAAGACCATAGAACAAACTATGAAACAGGTAATGTAAATGCAGTTATGGACGGTGACCTTGACGGTTTCATTAACGCTTACTTAAAGATGATTGGACACAAGGAGAATCAATAA
- a CDS encoding ACT domain-containing protein — translation MKAVITVVGKDTVGILAKVSTVCSEYDANIVEVSQSVLQDMFAMIMLVELGKKNFGELSSTLEKLGDENNLKIHSMHEDIFNSMHKI, via the coding sequence ATGAAAGCTGTTATCACTGTTGTAGGTAAAGACACTGTAGGAATTCTTGCTAAAGTATCTACAGTATGTTCTGAATATGACGCAAATATCGTTGAAGTATCACAGAGCGTTCTTCAGGATATGTTTGCTATGATTATGCTTGTAGAACTAGGAAAGAAGAATTTTGGTGAACTTTCATCTACTCTTGAAAAACTTGGTGATGAAAACAACCTTAAGATTCACTCAATGCATGAAGATATTTTCAATTCAATGCACAAAATTTAA